The following coding sequences are from one Coprobacter tertius window:
- the rpsM gene encoding 30S ribosomal protein S13: MAIRIVGVDLPQNKRGEIALTYIYGIGRSASNTILEKAGIDKNIKVKDWTDEQSAKVREIIGNEYKVEGDLRSEVQLNIKRLMDIGCYRGIRHRNGLPVRGQSTKNNARTRKGRKKTVANKKKATK, encoded by the coding sequence ATGGCTATAAGAATAGTTGGAGTAGACTTGCCGCAAAATAAAAGAGGCGAAATCGCGTTGACCTATATCTATGGAATAGGCCGCAGCGCATCAAATACCATTTTGGAAAAGGCCGGTATTGATAAAAATATCAAGGTGAAAGACTGGACCGACGAGCAGTCGGCGAAAGTACGTGAGATCATCGGTAACGAGTATAAAGTAGAAGGAGATCTTCGCTCTGAAGTACAGCTCAATATCAAACGTCTCATGGATATCGGTTGTTATCGTGGTATCCGTCATCGTAACGGTCTGCCCGTGAGAGGTCAGAGTACGAAAAATAATGCCCGTACACGTAAGGGTAGAAAGAAAACAGTTGCTAATAAGAAAAAAGCTACTAAATAA
- the rplO gene encoding 50S ribosomal protein L15 has translation MDLSNLKPAVGSTKTRKRIGRGSGSGLGGTSTRGHKGAKSRSGYSKKVGFEGGQMPLQRRVPKFGFKNINRVEYKAINIDTLQALATAKGLDKIGIDTLIEAGFVSTNQLVKILGKGAISSKLEVTAHAFSKSAEAAITAAGGTVVKL, from the coding sequence ATGGACTTGAGTAATTTAAAACCTGCAGTAGGTTCTACAAAAACCAGAAAGAGAATCGGACGTGGTTCCGGTTCGGGTTTGGGCGGAACTTCTACAAGAGGTCATAAAGGAGCCAAATCAAGATCGGGTTATTCAAAGAAAGTCGGTTTTGAGGGAGGACAAATGCCATTGCAGCGTCGTGTTCCTAAATTTGGTTTTAAAAACATTAACCGGGTTGAGTACAAAGCAATAAATATCGATACATTACAGGCTCTGGCAACAGCCAAAGGACTTGATAAAATCGGTATCGATACTTTGATCGAAGCTGGATTCGTTTCTACAAACCAATTGGTAAAAATTCTTGGCAAAGGTGCCATTTCGTCGAAATTAGAAGTTACGGCTCATGCCTTTTCTAAATCGGCTGAAGCTGCCATCACAGCCGCAGGTGGAACCGTAGTTAAACTCTAA
- the rpsH gene encoding 30S ribosomal protein S8, whose translation MTDPIADYLTRLRNAIKAQHRVVEVPASNLKKEITKILFDKGYILNYKFVEDGPRGTIKIALKYDPVNKVNAIKKLIRVSSPGLRKYTGYKDMPRVLNGLGIAILSTSKGVMTNKEAREQMIGGEVICYVY comes from the coding sequence ATGACAGATCCAATAGCAGATTATCTTACAAGATTGAGAAATGCCATTAAAGCTCAACATAGAGTTGTTGAAGTGCCTGCCTCGAACTTGAAAAAAGAAATCACGAAAATCCTTTTTGACAAAGGTTACATTCTTAATTATAAGTTTGTAGAAGATGGTCCTCGGGGAACGATAAAGATTGCCCTGAAGTATGACCCTGTAAATAAAGTAAACGCAATTAAAAAACTCATCCGCGTATCTTCTCCGGGTTTACGTAAGTATACCGGTTATAAAGATATGCCTCGTGTGCTTAACGGATTGGGTATCGCTATTCTTTCGACTTCGAAAGGCGTTATGACCAATAAAGAAGCCCGTGAACAGATGATTGGCGGCGAAGTAATTTGTTATGTATATTAA
- the rpsQ gene encoding 30S ribosomal protein S17, whose translation METRNLRKERIGVVLSNKMDKTITVAVKWKEKHPIYGKFVNKTKKYHAHDEKNECNIGDTVKLMETRPLSKMKRWRLVEIIERAK comes from the coding sequence ATGGAAACAAGAAACTTAAGAAAAGAGAGAATCGGGGTCGTTTTAAGCAATAAAATGGATAAAACTATTACCGTTGCTGTAAAATGGAAAGAAAAACACCCCATATATGGTAAATTCGTGAATAAAACGAAAAAATACCATGCTCACGATGAAAAGAATGAGTGCAACATTGGTGATACTGTGAAGTTGATGGAGACTCGTCCTTTGAGCAAAATGAAAAGATGGAGATTAGTTGAAATAATCGAAAGAGCTAAGTAA
- the rplV gene encoding 50S ribosomal protein L22, protein MGARKKISANKRKEALKTTYFAKLNNVPTSPRKMRLVADMVRGMEVFKALGALKFSSKEASARLEKLLRSAIANWEQKNERKAESGELYITEIFVDSAAMLKRLRPAPQGRGYRIRKRSNHVTLFVDTMSKNDNQN, encoded by the coding sequence ATGGGTGCAAGAAAAAAAATATCAGCCAATAAAAGGAAAGAAGCCCTAAAGACCACGTACTTCGCCAAACTGAACAACGTGCCTACTTCTCCCCGTAAAATGCGTCTGGTCGCAGATATGGTGAGAGGCATGGAGGTATTCAAGGCTTTGGGTGCACTTAAATTTTCTTCGAAAGAGGCTTCGGCCAGATTGGAGAAATTATTGCGTTCGGCTATTGCCAACTGGGAACAGAAGAACGAACGCAAGGCCGAGAGTGGAGAGCTCTATATTACCGAAATCTTTGTAGATTCGGCAGCTATGTTGAAAAGACTCCGTCCGGCTCCTCAAGGAAGAGGTTACAGAATACGTAAGCGTTCAAATCATGTAACTTTGTTTGTTGACACAATGAGTAAAAACGATAACCAAAATTAA
- the rplP gene encoding 50S ribosomal protein L16 encodes MLQPKKTKFRRQQKGRMKGYAQRGNQLAFGSFGIKCLQTKWITGRQIEAARIAVTRYMQRQGQIWIRIFPDKPITKKPAEVRMGKGKGSPEGFVAPVTPGRILIEVEGVPFDIAKEALRLAAQKLPVTTKFIVRRDYDANQNV; translated from the coding sequence ATGTTACAACCGAAGAAGACAAAATTCAGAAGACAACAGAAAGGGCGTATGAAAGGATACGCTCAGAGAGGTAATCAGTTGGCCTTCGGTTCTTTTGGTATAAAATGTTTGCAGACAAAATGGATAACCGGTCGCCAGATAGAAGCTGCCCGTATCGCTGTTACCCGTTATATGCAACGTCAGGGTCAGATCTGGATAAGAATATTCCCGGATAAGCCTATTACCAAAAAACCGGCTGAGGTACGTATGGGTAAAGGTAAAGGTTCGCCCGAAGGTTTCGTGGCTCCAGTAACTCCGGGTAGAATTCTGATCGAAGTAGAAGGAGTTCCCTTCGATATCGCTAAAGAAGCTTTGCGTCTGGCCGCCCAGAAACTTCCTGTGACTACCAAGTTTATCGTTCGTCGTGACTACGATGCCAATCAAAATGTGTAA
- the rpsC gene encoding 30S ribosomal protein S3, with the protein MGQKVNPISNRLGIIRGWDSNWYGGKNYGDTLVEDTKIRKYLNARLAKASVSRIVIERTLKLITITVCTARPGIIIGKGGQEVDKLKEELKKITDKDVQINIYEVKRPELDAVIVASNIARQIEGKIAYRRAVKMAIASTMRMGAEGIKVQVSGRLNGAEMARSEMYKEGRTPLHTLRADIDYALVEALTKVGLIGVKVWICRGEIYGKKDLAPSFTNSKESRGGNNAGNGSKKGFKKQKSNR; encoded by the coding sequence ATGGGACAGAAAGTAAATCCGATAAGTAACCGTTTAGGAATCATCAGAGGATGGGATTCTAACTGGTATGGCGGCAAAAATTATGGCGATACTTTGGTAGAAGATACCAAAATTCGTAAATATCTGAATGCCCGTCTTGCAAAAGCCAGCGTATCACGTATCGTGATAGAACGCACATTGAAGTTGATAACCATTACCGTGTGTACAGCACGTCCGGGTATCATTATCGGTAAAGGCGGACAAGAAGTTGATAAACTGAAAGAAGAGCTGAAAAAAATTACCGATAAAGATGTACAGATCAATATTTATGAAGTAAAGAGACCCGAATTGGACGCTGTGATCGTTGCCAGCAATATCGCTCGCCAAATCGAAGGCAAGATCGCATACCGCCGTGCCGTAAAGATGGCTATCGCTTCTACGATGCGTATGGGTGCCGAAGGTATCAAGGTGCAGGTTTCGGGCCGTCTGAACGGAGCCGAAATGGCTCGTTCGGAAATGTATAAAGAAGGAAGAACTCCTCTGCATACATTACGTGCCGACATCGATTATGCCTTGGTTGAAGCTCTGACAAAAGTCGGACTGATAGGTGTTAAGGTATGGATTTGCCGTGGTGAAATTTACGGTAAAAAAGACCTCGCTCCTTCGTTTACCAACTCGAAAGAGTCTCGTGGCGGAAACAACGCCGGAAACGGAAGCAAGAAAGGCTTCAAAAAACAAAAAAGTAATCGTTAA
- the rpsE gene encoding 30S ribosomal protein S5: MAGINKRVKSTNDLELKDRLVAINRVTKVTKGGRTFSFSAIVVVGNEDGIVGWGLGKASEVTTAIAKGVEAAKKNLIQVPVRKGTIPHEQLAKFGGALVYLKPASHGTGVKAGGAMRAVLESVGVTDVLAKSKGSSNPHNLVKATMAALSELRDAYTVAQNRGVALEKVFKG; encoded by the coding sequence ATGGCAGGAATAAATAAAAGAGTTAAATCGACCAACGATTTAGAATTAAAAGACAGACTGGTAGCGATCAACCGCGTAACGAAAGTAACAAAAGGTGGACGTACGTTCAGCTTTTCGGCTATCGTCGTTGTAGGTAACGAAGACGGTATCGTAGGCTGGGGGCTGGGTAAAGCCAGTGAGGTAACGACTGCCATAGCTAAAGGCGTGGAAGCTGCTAAGAAAAACCTGATCCAGGTTCCGGTGCGTAAAGGCACTATCCCTCATGAACAGCTTGCTAAATTTGGCGGTGCATTGGTTTATCTGAAACCTGCATCTCACGGTACCGGGGTAAAAGCCGGTGGTGCTATGCGTGCCGTACTCGAAAGTGTTGGTGTAACCGACGTGCTTGCAAAATCGAAAGGTTCGTCTAACCCCCATAACCTGGTAAAAGCTACTATGGCCGCTTTGAGTGAATTAAGAGATGCTTATACTGTGGCTCAGAACCGTGGAGTAGCATTGGAAAAAGTATTTAAAGGTTAA
- the rpsS gene encoding 30S ribosomal protein S19, which yields MSRSLKKGPYISVKLEKKVSAMEESGKKSVIKTWSRASMISPDFVGHTFAVHNGNKFIPVYVTENMVGHKLGEFAPTRNFRGHGGNKKK from the coding sequence ATGAGTCGTTCATTAAAAAAAGGCCCATATATCAGTGTGAAACTGGAAAAGAAAGTTTCGGCGATGGAAGAGTCAGGCAAGAAGTCTGTAATCAAAACATGGTCGAGAGCTTCTATGATATCTCCCGATTTTGTAGGACACACTTTTGCCGTTCACAATGGTAATAAATTTATTCCCGTGTATGTTACCGAAAACATGGTAGGACACAAGTTAGGTGAATTTGCGCCAACTCGTAATTTCCGTGGCCACGGTGGTAACAAAAAGAAATAA
- the rplF gene encoding 50S ribosomal protein L6 has translation MSRIGKLPINIPSGVTVTVNGDEVKVKGPKGEMSQVLTGGIKAEVADGHIVVSRPSEDKEHRALHGLYRSLINNMVVGVSEGYKKEMELVGVGYRAANNGQVLDLSLGYSHNIYLKLPKEIKLETKSERNKNPLIILESCDKQLLGQVCSKIRSFRKPEPYKGKGIKFVGEIIRRKSGKSAGAK, from the coding sequence ATGTCAAGAATAGGAAAATTGCCCATAAATATACCTTCTGGTGTAACAGTTACTGTTAACGGAGACGAAGTTAAAGTTAAGGGCCCGAAAGGAGAAATGTCTCAGGTGCTTACCGGTGGCATAAAAGCTGAAGTTGCAGATGGTCACATCGTTGTCAGCAGACCGAGTGAAGATAAAGAACACCGTGCATTACATGGTTTATATCGTTCTTTGATCAACAATATGGTAGTAGGCGTATCGGAAGGATACAAAAAAGAGATGGAATTGGTGGGTGTAGGTTATCGTGCCGCAAACAACGGTCAGGTACTCGACCTGTCACTGGGTTATTCTCACAATATCTATCTGAAATTGCCGAAAGAAATCAAATTGGAAACAAAATCAGAGAGAAATAAAAACCCGTTGATTATTCTCGAATCTTGTGACAAACAATTGCTCGGACAGGTTTGTTCGAAAATCCGTTCGTTCCGTAAACCTGAACCTTACAAAGGAAAAGGTATCAAGTTCGTTGGCGAGATTATTCGCAGAAAATCGGGTAAATCAGCTGGTGCTAAATAA
- the ykgO gene encoding type B 50S ribosomal protein L36, with the protein MKVRASLKKRTPDCKIVRRNGRLYIINKKNPKYKQRQG; encoded by the coding sequence ATGAAAGTAAGAGCATCATTGAAAAAGCGTACGCCCGATTGCAAAATCGTTAGAAGAAATGGCCGCTTGTATATTATTAACAAGAAAAATCCTAAGTATAAACAACGTCAAGGATAA
- the rpsN gene encoding 30S ribosomal protein S14, which translates to MAKESMKAREVKRAKLVAKYAAKREKFLAEGNYVALQSLPKNASPVRLHNRCKITGRPKGYIRQFGISRIQFREMASAGLIPGVKKASW; encoded by the coding sequence ATGGCAAAAGAATCGATGAAAGCCCGTGAGGTGAAAAGAGCGAAACTGGTTGCTAAATATGCTGCTAAGAGAGAAAAATTCTTGGCAGAAGGTAACTATGTAGCTCTTCAGTCGCTGCCTAAAAATGCTTCTCCGGTACGTTTGCACAACCGTTGCAAAATTACCGGTCGTCCGAAAGGCTATATACGCCAGTTCGGAATTTCGCGTATACAATTCCGCGAAATGGCTTCGGCAGGATTAATACCGGGTGTTAAAAAAGCAAGCTGGTAA
- the secY gene encoding preprotein translocase subunit SecY — MRAIETIKNIWKIEDLRNRILTTILFVMVYRAGTYVVLPGIDPEFLTNLQNQTRGGLLQLLDMFSGGAFSNASIFALGIMPYISASIVIQLLGMALPHFQKLQREGESGRRKLNQYTRYLTVAILLIQGPSYLVNLRVQMQGAFPADFMFIVSSTIILAAGSMFIMWLGERITDKGIGNGISFIILVGIIARLPKALVQEFIMRTATTSGGLVMFLAEIVFLLFVISASILLVQGTRKVPVQYAKRVVGNKQYGGARQYIPLKVNTAGVMPIIFAQAIMFIPITLVGFSPENASSAFARSFMNNTGFWYNFVFAFLIIIFTYFYTAITVQPTQMAEDMKRNNGFIPGIKPGKQTASYLDSIMSRITLPGSIFLAIVAIMPAFAQIAGISMEFSQFFGGTSLLILVGVVLDTLQQIESHLMMRHYDGLLKSGKIKGRTGSIAAY; from the coding sequence ATGAGAGCAATTGAAACTATAAAAAACATATGGAAGATCGAGGATCTGAGAAACCGGATCCTCACGACCATTCTTTTCGTGATGGTATACCGGGCCGGTACGTATGTCGTATTACCGGGTATCGATCCGGAGTTCTTAACCAATTTGCAGAACCAGACCCGTGGCGGTCTTTTGCAGTTACTGGATATGTTCTCGGGAGGTGCATTCTCCAACGCATCTATATTTGCATTGGGGATCATGCCTTACATCTCGGCATCTATCGTAATCCAGTTGCTGGGTATGGCTCTCCCACATTTTCAGAAATTGCAACGGGAAGGTGAAAGCGGACGCCGTAAGCTCAATCAGTACACGCGTTATCTTACTGTAGCCATTCTGCTTATTCAGGGCCCGTCATATTTGGTCAATCTGAGGGTACAGATGCAAGGAGCGTTTCCGGCCGATTTTATGTTTATAGTTTCTTCTACGATCATTCTTGCCGCCGGCAGTATGTTTATCATGTGGTTGGGTGAACGTATTACCGATAAGGGTATTGGTAACGGTATTTCATTCATAATCCTGGTAGGTATCATCGCCCGTCTTCCCAAAGCGCTCGTACAGGAGTTTATCATGCGTACGGCTACGACTTCGGGAGGTTTGGTTATGTTCCTGGCCGAGATCGTTTTCTTATTATTCGTAATTTCTGCATCGATACTGCTCGTACAGGGTACCCGTAAGGTTCCTGTACAATATGCTAAGAGAGTAGTAGGTAATAAGCAATATGGTGGAGCAAGACAATACATTCCTCTGAAGGTAAATACCGCAGGTGTAATGCCTATTATCTTTGCACAGGCTATTATGTTTATCCCTATTACGCTGGTAGGTTTCTCTCCAGAGAATGCCTCGAGCGCATTTGCACGTTCATTTATGAACAATACCGGTTTTTGGTATAATTTCGTGTTTGCTTTTCTGATTATTATCTTTACGTATTTTTATACGGCAATCACGGTGCAACCTACTCAAATGGCAGAAGATATGAAACGTAATAATGGTTTTATACCGGGTATTAAACCGGGTAAACAAACGGCTTCGTATCTCGATTCGATCATGTCGCGCATAACATTGCCCGGATCTATTTTCTTGGCAATCGTGGCTATTATGCCAGCGTTTGCACAGATCGCCGGTATCAGCATGGAATTTTCACAATTCTTTGGAGGTACCTCGTTACTCATCCTGGTGGGTGTAGTTCTTGATACTTTGCAACAGATTGAGAGTCATTTAATGATGCGTCATTATGACGGACTCCTGAAATCGGGAAAGATTAAGGGACGTACGGGCTCGATTGCCGCTTATTAA
- the rplR gene encoding 50S ribosomal protein L18, with the protein MTTKIERRIKIKTRIRGKVSGTAECPRMTVFRSNKQIYVQLIDDLAGKTIASASSKGIEGGAKKEIAAQVGQLIAKKAQEAGVTTVVFDRNGYLYHGRVKELADAARNGGLKF; encoded by the coding sequence ATGACAACGAAAATAGAAAGAAGAATAAAGATTAAAACCCGCATACGTGGTAAAGTGTCAGGTACCGCTGAATGTCCCCGTATGACTGTTTTTAGAAGTAACAAACAAATTTATGTGCAGTTAATCGACGATTTAGCCGGTAAAACGATCGCTTCAGCTTCTTCGAAAGGTATCGAAGGAGGAGCCAAGAAAGAGATCGCAGCTCAGGTAGGTCAGCTGATCGCCAAGAAAGCACAAGAAGCAGGTGTTACAACGGTTGTTTTCGATCGTAACGGTTACCTGTATCATGGAAGAGTTAAAGAATTGGCTGATGCTGCACGTAACGGTGGACTTAAATTTTAA
- the rplN gene encoding 50S ribosomal protein L14 codes for MIQQESRLNVADNSGAKEALCIRVLGGTGRRYASVGDVIVVAIKSVIPSSDIKKGAVSKAVIVRTKKEIRRQDGSYIRFDDNACVLLNGAGEIRGSRIFGPVARELRATNMKIVSLAPEVL; via the coding sequence ATGATACAACAAGAGTCAAGACTTAATGTCGCTGATAACAGCGGCGCCAAAGAAGCACTTTGTATCCGCGTTTTAGGTGGTACAGGCCGTCGTTACGCATCGGTAGGCGATGTGATCGTGGTAGCTATCAAAAGTGTGATACCCTCGAGTGACATCAAAAAAGGTGCCGTTTCGAAAGCCGTTATCGTGCGTACCAAGAAAGAGATCCGTCGTCAGGATGGTTCTTATATTCGCTTCGACGATAATGCGTGTGTATTGTTGAACGGAGCTGGCGAAATCAGAGGTAGTCGTATTTTCGGACCGGTGGCGAGAGAATTGCGTGCAACCAATATGAAAATCGTTTCGTTAGCACCTGAAGTACTTTAA
- the rplE gene encoding 50S ribosomal protein L5 → MSNTANLKNDYKTRIVPGLMKEFNYSSVMQVPVLKKIVINQGLGQAVADKKIIETAINELSAITGQKAVATLSRKDISNFKLRKKMPIGVMVTLRREKMYEFLERLVRVALPRIRDFKGIDEKFDGRGNYTLGVQEQIIFPEINIDSITKILGMNITFVTSAQTDEEGYALLKEFGLPFKNAKKN, encoded by the coding sequence ATGAGCAATACTGCAAATCTTAAAAACGATTATAAAACAAGGATCGTCCCCGGTTTGATGAAAGAGTTTAACTATAGCTCTGTAATGCAGGTGCCGGTACTGAAAAAGATCGTTATCAATCAGGGTCTCGGTCAGGCTGTAGCCGACAAGAAGATCATCGAAACGGCTATCAACGAACTGTCGGCAATTACCGGACAGAAAGCCGTTGCTACTCTTTCGCGTAAAGATATTTCGAACTTCAAGTTACGTAAAAAAATGCCGATTGGCGTTATGGTGACATTGCGTCGTGAAAAAATGTATGAATTCTTAGAAAGACTCGTACGCGTTGCATTACCCCGTATTCGTGACTTCAAAGGTATCGATGAAAAATTCGACGGAAGAGGTAATTATACACTCGGTGTTCAGGAACAGATCATTTTCCCTGAAATAAATATCGATAGTATTACTAAAATTCTGGGAATGAATATTACCTTTGTAACTTCTGCACAGACAGATGAAGAAGGATATGCTTTATTGAAGGAATTTGGTTTACCTTTTAAAAATGCAAAAAAGAACTAA
- the rpmC gene encoding 50S ribosomal protein L29, with protein MKKAEIKELSTKELVERIEAETVALNRMEINHSISPLDNPAQIKHNRRMIARMKGELRQRELNK; from the coding sequence ATGAAAAAGGCAGAAATAAAAGAGTTATCTACTAAGGAATTGGTAGAAAGAATCGAGGCGGAAACCGTAGCGTTGAACCGTATGGAGATCAATCATAGTATCTCTCCTCTCGATAATCCTGCACAGATCAAACATAATCGCAGGATGATTGCGCGCATGAAAGGTGAGTTGCGCCAAAGAGAACTTAACAAATAA
- the rplB gene encoding 50S ribosomal protein L2 has product MAVRKLKPTTPGQRHKIIGAFDKITASAPEKSLVVGKIKTGGRNNEGHLTMRYIGGGHKRRYRLIDFKRNKDGVPATVKSIEYDPNRSSRIALLYYADGEKRYIIAPNGLEVGATVLSGENAAPEVGNALPLQNIPIGTVVHNIELRPGQGAALVRSAGVFAQLTSREGKYAIIKLPSGETRKILAACKATIGSVGNSDHALERSGKAGRSRWLGRRPRNRGVSMNPVDHPMGGGEGRSSGGHPRSRKGLYAKGLKTRAPKKHSSKYIIERRKK; this is encoded by the coding sequence ATGGCAGTACGTAAATTAAAGCCCACAACACCGGGGCAGAGACACAAAATTATTGGTGCATTTGATAAAATCACTGCTAGTGCGCCAGAAAAGTCTCTTGTAGTAGGTAAAATCAAAACGGGTGGCCGTAATAACGAAGGGCATCTGACGATGCGCTATATCGGAGGCGGTCACAAACGTAGATATAGACTTATCGATTTCAAGAGAAATAAAGACGGTGTACCGGCAACAGTAAAATCGATCGAGTACGATCCTAATCGTTCGTCTCGAATCGCATTACTTTACTATGCCGATGGTGAAAAACGCTACATTATTGCACCCAACGGCCTCGAGGTAGGCGCAACGGTATTATCAGGCGAAAATGCAGCTCCCGAAGTGGGAAATGCATTGCCTTTGCAAAACATACCTATCGGTACTGTGGTGCACAACATCGAGTTGCGTCCGGGCCAGGGAGCCGCATTGGTTCGTTCAGCCGGAGTTTTCGCTCAGTTGACTTCGAGAGAAGGAAAGTATGCAATTATCAAATTACCTTCAGGTGAGACAAGAAAGATCCTTGCTGCATGTAAAGCTACTATCGGTAGTGTGGGTAATTCTGACCACGCTCTGGAACGTTCCGGTAAAGCCGGCCGTTCGCGTTGGCTGGGTCGTCGTCCCCGCAACCGCGGTGTATCTATGAACCCTGTCGATCACCCCATGGGTGGTGGTGAAGGACGTTCTTCAGGAGGACATCCGAGATCACGTAAGGGCTTATACGCAAAAGGTCTTAAGACCAGAGCTCCGAAGAAGCATTCTTCAAAGTATATTATTGAAAGAAGGAAAAAGTAA
- the rpmD gene encoding 50S ribosomal protein L30: METIKIKQVKSRIKCPAVQKRTLDALGLRKLNQIVEHKATPQILGMVDKVKHLIVVVE; this comes from the coding sequence ATGGAAACTATCAAGATTAAACAAGTAAAAAGCAGAATTAAATGTCCCGCCGTTCAGAAAAGAACTTTGGATGCTTTGGGTCTGAGAAAATTGAATCAGATCGTTGAGCATAAAGCCACTCCCCAGATATTGGGAATGGTGGATAAGGTGAAACATTTAATTGTAGTAGTAGAGTAA
- the infA gene encoding translation initiation factor IF-1: MAKQSAIEQDGVIVEALSNAMFRVELENGHEITAHISGKMRMHYIKILPGDKVRVEMSPYDLSKGRIAFRYK, encoded by the coding sequence ATGGCAAAACAATCAGCAATAGAACAAGACGGAGTTATCGTAGAGGCATTATCGAATGCTATGTTCCGGGTAGAACTCGAAAACGGTCATGAGATTACTGCCCATATTTCGGGGAAAATGCGTATGCATTATATAAAAATACTCCCGGGGGACAAGGTGCGTGTAGAAATGTCACCCTATGATCTTTCCAAAGGAAGAATTGCTTTTAGATATAAATAA
- the map gene encoding type I methionyl aminopeptidase: MIYLKTDDEIELMRESNLLVGMTLGEVAKWIAPGITTLKLDKIAEEFIRDHGAVPGFLGYGGFPNSLCISVNEQVVHGIPSNYELKDGDVVSVDCGVVKNGFNGDSAYTFCVGEVAYDVKQLLKTTKESLYIGIEQAVEGKRIGDISNAIQTYCEQKGYSVVRELCGHGIGKRLHEDPEVPNYGRRGCGPLLKNGMCIAIEPMINLGSRNIVIERDGWTTRTRDRKPSAHFEHTVAIREGKADILSSFQFVEEVLGDKTI, encoded by the coding sequence ATGATTTATCTTAAAACAGACGATGAAATAGAGTTGATGCGTGAGAGTAATCTTCTGGTGGGGATGACATTAGGCGAAGTCGCCAAATGGATAGCTCCGGGGATTACAACGCTGAAACTTGACAAGATTGCCGAAGAATTTATCAGAGACCATGGTGCCGTTCCCGGATTTTTAGGATACGGCGGTTTTCCAAACTCTTTGTGTATATCGGTCAATGAACAAGTGGTGCATGGCATACCTTCGAATTACGAACTGAAAGATGGCGACGTCGTATCGGTAGATTGCGGAGTTGTAAAAAACGGTTTTAACGGAGATTCTGCATACACTTTTTGTGTCGGGGAAGTCGCTTACGATGTTAAGCAGTTGCTGAAAACCACGAAAGAATCGCTCTATATCGGAATTGAACAAGCTGTTGAAGGAAAACGAATCGGAGATATCAGCAACGCAATTCAAACATATTGCGAACAAAAGGGTTATAGTGTTGTCAGGGAACTTTGCGGTCATGGTATCGGAAAACGCCTGCACGAAGATCCTGAAGTTCCTAATTACGGACGCCGGGGATGCGGTCCGCTGCTGAAAAACGGCATGTGTATCGCAATAGAACCGATGATAAATTTAGGTTCGCGTAATATCGTTATCGAACGTGATGGCTGGACAACCCGCACGCGAGACCGGAAGCCGTCGGCTCATTTCGAGCATACGGTGGCCATTCGTGAGGGAAAAGCCGACATTTTGTCGTCTTTCCAGTTTGTAGAAGAAGTTTTAGGAGATAAAACAATTTAA
- the rplX gene encoding 50S ribosomal protein L24, translated as MSKLHIKKGDTVYVNAGEDKGKTGRVLRVLVKDNRAIVEGLNMVSKSTKPNAKNPQGGIVKMEAPIHISNLNLLDPVSKKATRIGRKRNEAGVLVRYSKKSGEEIK; from the coding sequence ATGAGTAAATTACACATTAAAAAAGGCGATACCGTATACGTGAATGCCGGTGAAGATAAAGGGAAAACCGGCCGGGTGCTGCGTGTTCTTGTGAAAGACAACCGTGCTATCGTAGAAGGTCTCAATATGGTGTCGAAGAGCACCAAGCCTAATGCCAAGAATCCTCAGGGAGGTATAGTGAAAATGGAAGCCCCGATTCACATTTCGAATTTGAACTTACTTGATCCGGTGAGCAAAAAAGCTACTCGTATCGGTCGTAAAAGAAACGAAGCGGGTGTTTTAGTGCGTTATTCTAAAAAATCAGGAGAGGAGATTAAGTAA